GGCGATGCGCTACGGCAACCCCTCGATCCGCGAACGCATCGCGGCGCTGGCGGACCAGGGCTGCACGGGGCTTTTGGCGGTGCCGCTCTATCCGCAATATTCGGCGTCGACGTCGGCAACGGTCTGCGACGAGGTGTTTCGCGTGCTCGCGGCCCTGCGTGCGCAGCCCACCTTGCGGGTAACCCCGCCTTACTACGACGATCCCGCCTATATCGAGGCGCTCGCCGCCTCGATCAATTCGTATCTCGCCACGCTTCCTTTCAAGCCCGAGAAGATCGTGGCCTCGTTCCACGGCATGCCGCAGGACTATGTCGACAAGGGCGATCCCTATTACGCGCAATGCGTTGCGACCTCAGACAGCCTGCGGCGGCAGCTCGGCCTCGATGCCGGGCAGCTGCTTCTGACGTTCCAGTCCCGCTTCGGCACCGACGAGTGGCTCAAGCCCTATACGGACGCGACCATTGCCGGGCTCGCCAGGGATGGCGTGCGTCGCATCGCGGTCATCACGCCCGGCTTCGCCGCCGACTGCCTGGAGACGCTGGAGGAGATCGCGCAGGAGAACGCCGAGATCTTCAAGCATAATGGCGGCGAGCAGTTCGCCGCGATCCCCTGCCTCAACGACAGCGACGGCGGCATGGAGGTGATCCGCCGCCTCGTGCTGCGCGAGCTGCAGGGCTGGATCTGACGGGAATCCTCATGCAGCGACGGGAGCTTCTGGCTCTTCTGGGTGGTGCGGCTGTCTTCCCCCTTGCCGCGCGGGCGCAAGGCCTGCGT
This genomic interval from Bradyrhizobium sp. NP1 contains the following:
- the hemH gene encoding ferrochelatase; amino-acid sequence: MSVAVPIDNTSALPRANLERVGVLLVNLGTPDTADANGVRVYLREFLSDPRVIEKQGLVWKLVLNGIILRRRPPIKARDYLKIWNTEKNESPLKTITRAQAQKLAAALSSYPHVVVDWAMRYGNPSIRERIAALADQGCTGLLAVPLYPQYSASTSATVCDEVFRVLAALRAQPTLRVTPPYYDDPAYIEALAASINSYLATLPFKPEKIVASFHGMPQDYVDKGDPYYAQCVATSDSLRRQLGLDAGQLLLTFQSRFGTDEWLKPYTDATIAGLARDGVRRIAVITPGFAADCLETLEEIAQENAEIFKHNGGEQFAAIPCLNDSDGGMEVIRRLVLRELQGWI